From Gemmatimonadaceae bacterium, the proteins below share one genomic window:
- a CDS encoding ribulose-phosphate 3-epimerase: MPARSVRIAPSLLSADFGKLAEDLAMLEEGGADWLHVDVMDGVFVPNLTFGAKVIETCRKLTKLPLDCHLMVVEPEKYFESFIKAGAETITIHVETAPHLHRQLMRIKELGAKAGATLNPSTSLDMLRECAADLDLLLIMSVNPGFGGQKFIPGSVDKVARARQLLDATRSKAVLEIDGGIARETITACWRAGAETFVAGNAVFSAKDPAAEIRALRALCAEQA; encoded by the coding sequence ATGCCCGCCCGCAGTGTTCGCATCGCACCCTCGCTGCTCTCGGCGGACTTCGGCAAGCTCGCCGAGGACCTCGCGATGCTCGAGGAAGGCGGCGCCGACTGGCTGCACGTGGACGTGATGGACGGCGTCTTCGTGCCGAACCTGACCTTCGGCGCCAAGGTCATCGAGACCTGCCGCAAGCTCACGAAGCTTCCGCTCGACTGCCACCTGATGGTGGTGGAGCCGGAGAAGTACTTCGAGAGCTTCATCAAGGCCGGTGCCGAGACCATCACGATCCACGTCGAGACTGCGCCGCACCTGCACCGCCAGCTGATGCGCATCAAGGAGCTGGGCGCCAAGGCGGGCGCGACGCTGAATCCGAGCACTTCGCTGGACATGCTGCGCGAGTGCGCCGCGGATTTGGATCTCTTGCTCATCATGAGCGTGAACCCCGGCTTCGGTGGGCAGAAGTTCATCCCCGGCTCGGTGGACAAGGTCGCGCGGGCGCGGCAGCTGCTGGACGCCACGCGTTCCAAGGCCGTGCTGGAGATCGACGGCGGCATCGCGCGCGAGACCATCACCGCCTGCTGGCGCGCGGGCGCCGAAACCTTCGTGGCGGGCAACGCGGTCTTCTCCGCCAAGGACCCGGCCGCCGAGATCCGCGCCCTGCGCGCGCTCTGCGCGGAACAGGCGTGA
- the rsmB gene encoding 16S rRNA (cytosine(967)-C(5))-methyltransferase RsmB — protein MPSTLSLVTDARIAAAETLTDLRGGMLLDAAFDRRAAELDARDRRWTQELVWGMLRKRGWIDHLLSTRVRGGIARLDADLADLLRLGTYQLFEMNSVPAYAAIAQTVELAKQRHGIGASKLANAVLRRLDREREDLGTVLPSDPVEALAIEYSHPRWLVARWVARWGADETRALLEANNREAPLIVRPWGVVREQLEAMLENSGVAVSDAPLVDDSLTLAPGTVLTALGAFQQGRCFVQDPAATLVTRYAAVPEGARVADVCAAPGGKSVELSRRAAHVTAADANESRITRIIETINRLELENVDPVVADARDGTLGEFDAVLVDAPCTGTGTFRRHPDARWRLKTSDLAVMGATQRAVLRGAAKCVKPGGLLIFSTCSLEPEENDAQVESFLADHPGWTLEPPPAGTVPETVLDAGRLRVLPQRHGADGSFAARLRRGQA, from the coding sequence ATGCCCAGTACCCTCTCCCTCGTGACCGACGCCCGCATCGCCGCCGCCGAGACCCTCACGGATCTCCGTGGTGGGATGCTGCTTGATGCCGCCTTCGACCGCCGCGCCGCGGAGCTCGATGCCCGCGACCGCCGCTGGACGCAGGAACTGGTGTGGGGGATGCTGCGCAAGCGCGGCTGGATTGACCATCTGCTCTCGACGCGCGTGCGCGGTGGGATTGCGCGCCTCGATGCGGACCTGGCCGACCTGCTGCGGCTCGGCACCTACCAGCTCTTCGAGATGAACAGCGTGCCCGCTTACGCCGCCATCGCGCAGACAGTGGAGCTGGCCAAGCAGCGGCACGGAATCGGCGCAAGCAAGTTGGCCAACGCCGTGCTGCGGCGACTGGACCGCGAGCGCGAGGATCTCGGCACCGTGCTGCCGTCGGATCCGGTGGAGGCCTTGGCCATCGAGTACTCGCATCCGCGTTGGTTGGTGGCGCGCTGGGTGGCCCGCTGGGGCGCCGATGAGACGCGCGCGCTGCTCGAGGCAAACAACCGCGAGGCGCCGCTGATCGTGCGGCCCTGGGGCGTCGTGCGCGAGCAGCTCGAGGCCATGCTCGAGAACTCCGGCGTCGCCGTCAGCGATGCCCCCTTGGTTGATGACTCACTGACGCTGGCGCCGGGCACCGTGCTCACTGCGCTGGGCGCGTTCCAGCAGGGGCGCTGCTTCGTGCAGGACCCGGCGGCCACGCTGGTGACGCGTTACGCCGCTGTGCCCGAAGGCGCACGCGTCGCCGATGTTTGCGCCGCGCCGGGCGGCAAGTCGGTCGAGCTCTCGCGCCGCGCTGCCCACGTCACTGCCGCGGACGCCAACGAGAGCCGCATCACGCGGATCATCGAAACGATCAACCGGCTGGAGCTCGAGAACGTGGACCCCGTCGTCGCCGACGCGCGCGACGGTACGCTCGGCGAGTTCGACGCCGTGCTCGTGGATGCGCCCTGCACCGGCACCGGCACCTTCCGTCGGCATCCGGACGCGCGCTGGCGCCTCAAGACCAGTGACCTCGCGGTGATGGGCGCCACGCAGCGCGCCGTGCTGCGCGGCGCGGCCAAGTGCGTGAAGCCCGGCGGCCTGCTCATCTTTTCCACCTGCTCGCTGGAGCCGGAGGAGAACGACGCACAGGTCGAGTCCTTCCTCGCCGATCATCCGGGCTGGACGCTGGAACCGCCGCCGGCTGGCACCGTGCCGGAGACCGTGCTCGACGCCGGTCGCCTGCGCGTACTGCCGCAACGCCACGGCGCCGATGGATCCTTCGCCGCGCGTCTCCGCCGGGGCCAGGCCTGA
- the fmt gene encoding methionyl-tRNA formyltransferase, with product MRILFWGTPDFAAPPLRALIGEGHDVVAVVTQPDRPQGRSRSTLVPPPVKEIALAEGIPVLQPERPRGDEFIAQIKAFEPDLSVVVAYGHILRQDVIDVPARGTVNIHASLLPRWRGAAPIQAAILAGDVETGVSIQRMVLQLDAGPVLHESRIPIPKQMTGGELTLALSELGAETIIEFLALSELGAIEEREQDAALVTFAPKIDRAMARLDFRRPAVEVARAIRAFDPRPGAWSSVNGVETRLFGVRVLSDRRGGPGEVLEVGEMGMVVACGTGAVAVETVHPAGRRRLAALDWAQGRGVSVGDEWALPE from the coding sequence ATGCGGATCCTCTTCTGGGGCACCCCTGACTTCGCCGCGCCGCCGCTGCGCGCGCTGATTGGCGAGGGCCACGACGTCGTGGCCGTGGTGACCCAACCCGACCGTCCGCAGGGCCGCTCGCGCTCCACGCTGGTGCCGCCGCCAGTGAAGGAGATTGCGCTTGCCGAGGGCATCCCGGTGCTGCAGCCGGAGCGGCCGCGCGGCGACGAGTTCATTGCGCAGATCAAGGCCTTCGAGCCCGACCTCAGCGTCGTCGTCGCCTACGGCCACATCCTGCGCCAGGATGTGATTGACGTGCCCGCGCGCGGCACGGTGAACATCCACGCCTCGCTGCTGCCGCGCTGGCGAGGCGCCGCTCCGATCCAGGCGGCCATACTCGCGGGCGATGTCGAAACCGGCGTGAGCATCCAGCGCATGGTGCTGCAGCTGGACGCGGGACCAGTGCTGCACGAATCGCGAATTCCAATCCCCAAGCAAATGACGGGCGGCGAGCTCACGCTCGCGCTCTCGGAGCTCGGCGCCGAGACCATCATCGAGTTCCTCGCGTTGTCGGAGCTTGGGGCAATCGAGGAGCGCGAGCAGGACGCGGCGCTGGTGACGTTCGCGCCCAAGATCGACCGCGCGATGGCGCGCCTCGACTTCCGGCGGCCCGCCGTCGAGGTGGCGCGGGCAATCCGTGCCTTCGACCCGCGGCCTGGCGCCTGGAGCTCGGTGAACGGCGTCGAGACGCGGCTCTTCGGCGTGCGCGTGCTGAGCGATCGCCGCGGCGGGCCGGGAGAAGTGCTCGAAGTCGGCGAGATGGGGATGGTGGTCGCCTGCGGCACCGGGGCGGTGGCCGTGGAGACCGTGCACCCCGCCGGACGACGTCGGCTGGCGGCGCTCGACTGGGCTCAGGGCCGCGGCGTGTCCGTGGGAGACGAGTGGGCGCTGCCAGAGTAG
- the def gene encoding peptide deformylase — translation MAVLPITVLGAPILRQVTTPVTEVTDELRQLAADMFDTMRAADGVGLAAPQVGRNERLCVVEVGDVSVALFNPEIIARDGKIKWEEGCLSIPEVFGWVERSAYVKVRALGLDGQPFEVEGTELLAVCLQHELDHLDGKLFIDHLSFLNRRRALGTWDDEKEKYPNLLRILKPGDRESKPATTADATGDSGAAATPATDL, via the coding sequence ATGGCGGTCCTCCCGATCACCGTCCTCGGCGCGCCGATCCTCCGTCAGGTCACCACGCCGGTGACGGAGGTGACGGACGAGTTGCGCCAGCTCGCTGCCGACATGTTCGACACGATGCGCGCCGCCGACGGCGTGGGGCTCGCCGCGCCGCAGGTGGGGCGCAACGAGCGGCTCTGCGTGGTCGAGGTCGGTGATGTATCGGTGGCGCTGTTCAATCCCGAGATCATCGCGCGCGACGGCAAGATCAAATGGGAAGAGGGCTGTCTCTCCATCCCAGAGGTCTTCGGCTGGGTAGAGCGCTCGGCTTACGTGAAGGTCCGCGCGCTGGGGCTTGATGGACAGCCCTTCGAGGTCGAGGGAACGGAGTTGCTCGCCGTGTGCCTACAGCACGAACTGGACCACCTCGACGGCAAGCTGTTCATCGACCACCTGAGCTTCCTGAATCGTCGGCGCGCCCTGGGGACCTGGGATGACGAGAAGGAGAAGTACCCGAACCTCCTGCGCATCCTGAAGCCGGGAGACCGGGAGTCGAAGCCGGCGACCACCGCCGACGCGACCGGCGACTCCGGCGCCGCTGCAACTCCCGCCACGGACCTCTGA
- the yajC gene encoding preprotein translocase subunit YajC has product MSALHLIFAQAAPAGGGSSLAPFLFQIGAIFAIFYFLMIRPQQKQRKAHEASILAIKKGDQVVTAGGIVGEVIHIKEGLKDGAPQSGLGDHITIKSGESRLVVTRGRIASVGGSEAAS; this is encoded by the coding sequence ATGTCCGCACTGCATCTCATCTTCGCGCAGGCTGCCCCCGCTGGCGGCGGCTCCTCGCTCGCCCCGTTCCTGTTTCAGATCGGCGCGATCTTCGCGATCTTCTACTTCCTGATGATCCGTCCGCAGCAGAAGCAGCGGAAGGCTCACGAGGCCTCAATCCTCGCCATCAAGAAGGGCGACCAGGTCGTCACCGCCGGCGGCATCGTCGGCGAGGTCATCCACATCAAGGAAGGCCTCAAGGACGGCGCGCCACAGTCCGGGCTCGGTGACCACATCACCATCAAGTCGGGCGAGTCGCGACTTGTCGTGACGCGCGGGCGCATTGCTTCGGTGGGCGGCAGCGAGGCCGCCAGCTAA
- the queA gene encoding tRNA preQ1(34) S-adenosylmethionine ribosyltransferase-isomerase QueA, with the protein MTRGLRTSDYDFELPPEQIAQSPLDRRDESRLMVVDRASGRISHHRFRDLPQFLRAGDALVLNTTRVFRARLLGKRDSGAPAEVLLLREAGDGCWEAMVQPGAKLKPGRIVTFAPGFRAEILAPTDRGTRLVQLHVEGAAAGDRSAERRAVAEHGHVPLPPYIERADRPADVERYQTVYARQEGSVAAPTAGLHFTPELLAALDTKGVRRAEVLLHVGAGTFKPVEVENPAEHQMHEEWYDVPVETARLLEETRRAGNRVCAVGTTSLRTLESVWRPDGSYAAGSGETRIFIRPPAAVQSANLLVTNFHLPRSTLLMLVAATAGYELTMQAYETAVREGYRFYSYGDAMLLA; encoded by the coding sequence ATGACGCGCGGCCTTCGCACCTCCGACTACGACTTCGAGCTTCCGCCCGAGCAGATTGCGCAGTCGCCGCTGGACCGTCGCGACGAGAGCCGCCTGATGGTCGTGGACCGCGCGAGCGGCCGGATCTCGCATCACCGCTTTCGCGACCTGCCGCAGTTCCTCCGCGCCGGCGATGCGCTGGTGCTCAACACCACGCGCGTGTTTCGTGCGCGACTGCTCGGCAAGCGCGACTCAGGCGCGCCGGCCGAGGTGTTGCTGCTGCGGGAGGCTGGCGACGGCTGTTGGGAAGCCATGGTGCAGCCGGGCGCGAAGCTCAAGCCGGGCCGCATCGTCACGTTTGCACCTGGTTTCCGCGCCGAGATCCTAGCGCCGACCGATCGCGGGACGCGTCTTGTCCAGCTGCACGTCGAGGGCGCCGCCGCCGGAGACCGCAGCGCCGAGCGCCGCGCGGTCGCCGAGCACGGTCACGTGCCGCTGCCGCCGTACATCGAGCGCGCAGATCGCCCAGCGGACGTGGAACGCTACCAAACGGTCTACGCGCGACAGGAAGGCTCGGTCGCCGCACCAACCGCCGGGCTGCACTTCACGCCCGAGCTGTTGGCTGCGCTCGACACAAAGGGTGTGCGCCGCGCGGAGGTGCTGTTGCACGTCGGGGCCGGCACGTTCAAGCCCGTCGAGGTCGAGAACCCCGCCGAGCACCAGATGCACGAGGAGTGGTACGACGTCCCGGTGGAGACGGCGCGCCTGCTCGAGGAAACGCGACGTGCAGGCAATCGCGTCTGCGCAGTGGGCACCACGTCGCTACGCACGCTGGAGAGCGTCTGGCGCCCAGACGGGTCGTACGCGGCCGGCAGCGGCGAGACCCGCATCTTCATCCGGCCCCCGGCCGCAGTGCAATCCGCCAACCTGCTCGTCACGAACTTTCATCTGCCCCGCTCCACCCTGCTGATGCTGGTGGCGGCCACCGCCGGCTACGAGCTCACCATGCAGGCCTACGAGACCGCCGTGCGCGAGGGCTACCGCTTCTACTCGTACGGCGATGCGATGCTGCTGGCCTGA
- the ruvB gene encoding Holliday junction branch migration DNA helicase RuvB, producing MSRAEITTPESLADESVVELSLRPQRLAEFIGQSKVKDALRIYVDAALARREPLDHTLLFGPPGLGKTTLAELIAREMGVNIYATSGPALEKPGDLVGTLTNLRAGDILFIDEIHRLRPVIDEFLYPAMEDWKIDIRLSEGPKAQTITMPIERFTLIGATTRLGMLTAPLRARFGIELRLNYYPAEEVEEIVHRTAAVLGSGLDAAGAQELARRARGTPRVANRLLRRVRDYAQVKADGHISRDVAREALAMLDVDEFGLDEMDTRLLRAIIEKFDGGPVGVGTIAAAVGEDADTLEEVYEPFLVQHGFLQRTPRGRQATAQAYRHLGFPPPNRPADAQSDLF from the coding sequence ATGAGCCGCGCCGAGATCACCACACCGGAATCGCTGGCCGACGAATCGGTCGTCGAACTCTCGCTGCGCCCACAGCGCCTGGCCGAGTTCATCGGCCAGTCCAAGGTGAAGGATGCACTGCGCATCTATGTGGACGCCGCCCTGGCACGGCGCGAGCCGCTGGACCACACGCTGCTCTTCGGGCCACCGGGGCTCGGCAAGACCACGCTGGCCGAGCTGATTGCCCGCGAGATGGGTGTGAACATCTACGCCACGAGTGGACCTGCGCTCGAGAAGCCCGGCGACCTCGTCGGTACGCTCACCAACCTGCGCGCCGGCGACATCCTCTTCATTGATGAGATCCATCGCCTGCGGCCGGTGATCGACGAGTTCCTGTATCCGGCGATGGAGGACTGGAAGATCGACATCCGGCTCAGCGAGGGCCCGAAGGCGCAGACGATCACAATGCCGATCGAGCGCTTCACCTTGATCGGCGCGACGACACGGCTGGGCATGCTCACCGCGCCGCTGCGTGCGCGCTTCGGCATCGAACTGCGGCTGAACTACTATCCCGCCGAGGAGGTCGAGGAGATCGTGCACCGCACGGCAGCGGTGCTCGGCTCGGGCCTCGACGCCGCCGGCGCGCAGGAGCTGGCACGCCGCGCGCGTGGGACGCCCCGCGTCGCGAATCGCCTGCTGCGCCGGGTGCGCGACTACGCCCAGGTGAAGGCCGACGGGCACATTTCGCGCGACGTCGCCCGTGAGGCGCTGGCGATGCTCGACGTGGACGAGTTCGGGCTCGACGAAATGGACACGCGCCTGCTGCGCGCCATTATCGAGAAGTTCGACGGCGGGCCGGTGGGCGTTGGGACGATCGCCGCGGCGGTCGGCGAGGATGCGGACACGCTCGAGGAGGTCTACGAGCCCTTCCTCGTGCAGCACGGCTTCCTGCAGCGCACGCCGCGCGGGCGACAGGCCACGGCGCAGGCGTATCGCCATCTCGGCTTTCCGCCGCCGAATCGGCCGGCGGATGCGCAGTCGGATCTCTTCTAG
- the ruvA gene encoding Holliday junction branch migration protein RuvA gives MISRLAGTLAGHGIDRIELTTGGGVTYEVLVPLGVLESLPRVGGELSLHTAMVVREDATTLYGFATAEERKLFQRLMGTTGVGPALAMNLLSTLTGARLVRAVREGDLATLTRVPRVGKKLAERLVLELRDKLDAAANGAAPGAPIASGGPSADAVRALLALGYQPADAERAVRASLDGAPKGETTADLIRRSLAALAK, from the coding sequence ATGATCTCGCGGCTCGCCGGCACGCTTGCCGGCCACGGCATCGATCGCATCGAACTCACCACCGGCGGCGGCGTCACCTACGAAGTCCTGGTGCCGCTGGGCGTGCTCGAATCCCTGCCCCGCGTGGGCGGCGAACTCTCGCTGCACACGGCGATGGTCGTGCGCGAGGATGCCACCACACTCTACGGCTTCGCCACGGCAGAGGAGCGCAAACTGTTCCAGCGCCTGATGGGCACCACAGGCGTCGGCCCCGCGCTCGCGATGAACCTGCTCTCCACGCTCACCGGCGCGCGACTCGTGCGCGCGGTGCGCGAGGGCGACCTCGCCACGCTGACGCGAGTTCCCCGCGTGGGCAAGAAGCTCGCTGAGCGTCTGGTACTCGAGCTGCGCGACAAGCTCGACGCCGCAGCGAACGGAGCGGCGCCCGGCGCGCCGATTGCCAGCGGCGGCCCGTCGGCCGACGCTGTGCGCGCGCTTCTGGCCCTGGGCTACCAGCCCGCCGACGCCGAGCGTGCGGTGCGCGCCTCACTGGATGGCGCGCCGAAGGGCGAGACCACGGCGGACCTGATCCGCCGGTCGCTGGCGGCGCTCGCCAAGTAG
- the ruvC gene encoding crossover junction endodeoxyribonuclease RuvC, giving the protein MLILGIDPGTAVTGYGVVRAGTTPELVECGVIRTKADRPLPERLRDIADGVGELVERHRPGAMAVEDVFYARNVRTTLVLGHARGVILLAGARAGIEIHEYPPAEIKKAIAGTGAATKTQIQFMLTKLLRLKTAPQPADAADGVAAALTCAMRLRVEGAIAGARRDRSAR; this is encoded by the coding sequence GTGCTGATCCTCGGGATCGACCCCGGCACCGCGGTCACTGGCTACGGCGTGGTGCGCGCGGGGACCACGCCGGAGTTGGTCGAGTGTGGCGTGATTCGCACCAAGGCCGACCGCCCGCTGCCCGAGCGTCTGCGTGACATTGCCGACGGCGTCGGCGAGCTGGTGGAGCGGCACCGTCCAGGCGCCATGGCAGTCGAGGACGTCTTCTACGCGCGCAACGTGCGCACGACCTTGGTGCTCGGCCACGCTCGCGGTGTCATCCTGCTGGCCGGCGCGCGCGCGGGCATCGAGATTCACGAGTATCCGCCGGCAGAGATCAAGAAGGCGATTGCCGGCACCGGCGCCGCGACCAAGACCCAGATCCAGTTCATGCTCACCAAGCTTCTGCGCCTGAAGACCGCCCCGCAGCCCGCCGACGCCGCCGACGGCGTGGCGGCAGCGTTGACCTGTGCGATGCGGCTACGCGTCGAGGGAGCGATTGCCGGCGCACGCCGGGACAGGAGCGCGAGATGA
- a CDS encoding YebC/PmpR family DNA-binding transcriptional regulator, whose protein sequence is MAGHSKWKQIKHYKAAADAKRGAKFTKLLREITVAAKAGGGDPAGNPRLRTAIENAKAQSCPKENIERAVKKGTGELEGVDYSEVLYEAYGPGGVALMIQALSDNPTRTVAEVRAKLSRGGGNLGAVNSVAFMFDRKGQIYVAAEGRDEDTVMEQALEAGAEDFVAEDGQFTISTAPADLHAVKQALEEAGLVASEAELAWIPKSTVRVEGEQAAQLVKLLETLEDLDDVQKVDANFDMDVSEMSQS, encoded by the coding sequence ATGGCTGGCCATAGCAAGTGGAAGCAGATCAAGCACTACAAGGCGGCCGCCGACGCCAAGCGCGGCGCCAAGTTCACGAAGCTGCTGCGTGAGATCACCGTCGCCGCCAAGGCTGGTGGAGGCGATCCAGCGGGCAACCCGCGCCTGCGCACCGCCATTGAAAACGCCAAGGCACAGTCCTGCCCCAAGGAGAACATCGAGCGTGCCGTGAAAAAGGGCACGGGCGAGCTCGAGGGTGTGGACTACAGCGAGGTGCTGTATGAGGCCTACGGACCGGGCGGCGTCGCCCTGATGATCCAGGCGCTCAGCGACAATCCGACGCGCACCGTGGCCGAGGTCCGTGCGAAGCTCTCGCGCGGCGGCGGCAACTTGGGCGCCGTGAACTCCGTGGCATTCATGTTCGACCGCAAGGGCCAGATCTACGTGGCCGCCGAGGGTCGCGACGAGGACACGGTGATGGAGCAGGCGCTGGAAGCCGGCGCCGAGGACTTCGTGGCCGAGGACGGCCAGTTCACCATCAGCACGGCACCCGCGGACCTGCACGCGGTGAAACAGGCGCTCGAGGAGGCGGGCTTGGTGGCCAGCGAGGCCGAGCTGGCCTGGATCCCGAAGAGCACGGTCCGCGTGGAGGGCGAGCAGGCCGCGCAGCTCGTCAAGCTGCTGGAAACGCTCGAGGACCTCGACGACGTGCAGAAGGTGGACGCGAACTTCGACATGGACGTCTCGGAGATGTCGCAGTCGTGA
- a CDS encoding tetratricopeptide repeat protein: protein MRIQRVLLVLSLLALAAPAAKAQRSDPIARLEAARAANPRNVAALRALGVAYYKAQRYADARTVLDQARQLDPRDGVSALYAGLSAEQLQDYTGARNAYDSYLRVGRTRRVRNQIRERLVAMSAAEAEAAAKAAVANEARLSQTPGNPRTIAVPPFKFEGPDAEQLAPLERGLADLVITDLSRSSQLTIVERDRMQALADEIALGQSGRVDSSSAVRAGRLMQAGRLVNGSMIQGGNELTLASRIVDVSTSQLTAPVQVTNSLDNIFAMQKQLVFQIFDQLGVTLTPAERQLVDRQATSNLNAFLAYSRGLQASDDGRFEDASRFFDEARGLDPGFGAASARFNAAQAAMAGAQISTANIESSLSGSSEGQQVAAAERGIADAPLIENTLRNTVQDVNPPTVSPISNTNRPSGSPAAPQRDPTSTTTGTDSPVARTGTVTVIIRRP from the coding sequence ATGCGCATCCAACGAGTCCTGCTTGTCCTGTCCCTGCTCGCGTTGGCCGCCCCCGCGGCTAAGGCGCAGCGGTCTGACCCGATCGCGCGGCTGGAAGCCGCCCGCGCGGCGAACCCACGCAACGTCGCGGCGCTGCGGGCGCTGGGCGTGGCCTATTACAAGGCTCAGCGCTATGCCGACGCGCGCACGGTGCTGGACCAGGCGCGACAGCTGGACCCACGCGACGGCGTCAGCGCGCTGTATGCCGGGCTGAGCGCCGAGCAACTGCAGGACTACACGGGCGCCCGCAACGCCTACGACAGCTACCTGCGCGTCGGTCGGACGCGTCGCGTGCGCAACCAGATCCGTGAGCGCCTGGTGGCGATGTCGGCGGCCGAGGCGGAGGCCGCGGCAAAGGCGGCGGTGGCCAATGAAGCCCGGCTCTCGCAAACGCCCGGCAACCCGCGCACCATCGCCGTGCCGCCCTTCAAGTTCGAGGGTCCTGATGCCGAACAGCTGGCCCCGCTTGAGCGTGGCCTCGCGGATCTCGTCATCACAGACCTCTCACGCTCGTCGCAGCTGACCATCGTGGAGCGCGACCGCATGCAGGCACTCGCCGACGAGATCGCACTGGGCCAGTCCGGCCGAGTGGATTCGAGCTCTGCGGTGCGCGCCGGCCGCCTCATGCAGGCCGGGCGATTGGTGAACGGTTCGATGATTCAGGGCGGCAACGAGCTCACCCTCGCGTCGCGGATCGTGGACGTCTCCACATCGCAACTCACGGCGCCGGTGCAGGTCACGAACTCGCTGGACAACATCTTCGCGATGCAGAAGCAGTTGGTGTTCCAGATCTTCGATCAGCTCGGCGTGACCCTGACGCCGGCCGAGCGGCAACTGGTGGACCGGCAGGCGACGAGCAACCTGAACGCCTTCCTTGCCTATAGCCGCGGCCTGCAGGCCTCCGACGACGGCCGCTTCGAGGACGCCTCACGATTCTTTGACGAGGCGCGCGGACTGGACCCGGGCTTCGGTGCGGCATCCGCGCGGTTCAACGCGGCGCAGGCGGCGATGGCGGGCGCGCAGATTTCGACTGCCAACATCGAGTCCAGCCTCTCGGGCAGCAGCGAGGGCCAGCAGGTCGCCGCCGCCGAACGGGGCATCGCCGATGCGCCGCTGATCGAGAACACCCTGCGCAACACGGTGCAGGACGTGAATCCGCCGACCGTCTCGCCAATCTCGAACACCAACAGACCCAGCGGCTCACCGGCGGCACCGCAGCGTGATCCGACCAGCACGACGACCGGCACTGACTCACCGGTGGCCCGCACGGGCACCGTCACCGTCATCATCCGCCGCCCGTGA
- a CDS encoding DnaB-like helicase C-terminal domain-containing protein: protein MRRVDLASDGEPSTDSVATGFPSVDRWLGGGIRQGDLVVLGGDVGSGKSALALAMALRMAQSGTKVAFLTGEMTAERVMERALALEGRVRVDDLRQGKLDELTRAGVGAAALRLRDRAPRIEALGADPLDGLVERFRALDAQVVVVDALQALAGASATKDEALAAAVWALKSAALSLSVTVLVTAHLPHWTRGRQDPRPALEDFGALDAVKQHADIVLAIYREEMYAPGYGVEGGTELLVRKNRNGTTGYVDLYFYKQWLRFEDMLDPDR from the coding sequence ATGCGGCGGGTGGACCTCGCCTCGGACGGTGAGCCGTCGACCGATTCGGTCGCCACCGGCTTTCCGAGCGTGGACCGCTGGCTTGGCGGCGGCATTCGGCAGGGGGATCTGGTGGTGCTCGGCGGCGATGTCGGCAGCGGCAAGTCGGCCTTGGCGCTGGCGATGGCGCTACGCATGGCGCAGTCCGGCACCAAGGTTGCGTTCCTGACTGGCGAGATGACGGCCGAGCGCGTGATGGAGCGCGCGTTGGCCCTTGAAGGGCGCGTGCGCGTTGACGACCTGCGGCAGGGAAAGCTGGACGAGCTGACCCGGGCTGGCGTCGGAGCAGCCGCGTTGCGGCTGCGGGACCGGGCGCCGCGGATCGAGGCGCTTGGGGCCGACCCCTTGGACGGTCTGGTGGAGCGGTTTCGCGCATTGGACGCGCAGGTGGTTGTGGTCGATGCGTTGCAGGCATTGGCTGGTGCATCGGCGACGAAGGATGAGGCACTCGCGGCGGCGGTGTGGGCATTGAAGTCGGCCGCACTGTCGCTCAGCGTGACAGTCCTGGTCACGGCACACCTGCCGCACTGGACGCGGGGTCGACAGGATCCGCGGCCGGCACTGGAGGATTTCGGCGCGCTCGATGCCGTGAAGCAGCACGCGGACATCGTGCTCGCCATCTACCGCGAGGAGATGTACGCGCCCGGCTACGGCGTGGAAGGCGGCACCGAGTTGCTCGTACGCAAGAACCGAAACGGCACCACGGGTTACGTGGACCTGTATTTCTACAAGCAGTGGTTGCGGTTCGAGGATATGCTCGACCCCGATCGCTAG